AAACTCGGGTTTGTGTAAATGTTTTTTTGTCAAGGATTTAAGCAGCAAAAGTTCAGTTGCAACTTTAAATAgttttgggaagaaaagcaagagtAGGCTGTTCTGGCTCCCTGCGCTGTGCACCAAATGCAGGGTGTTGTCACAtgtcatttttcagttttgaggGTGTTCTGTGGTCTCTGCCAGATACAAAAAGTCAGAGCTGGTGTCTGCTTGCTCAGGGTTTGTAGCCTTGGTCTCTGAAGTGCACGGGCTGGGGAGGTTCAGGTAGGAATGTTCCAGAGCAGTGGCTCCTACTAGACAGCACTGACACGTTTGTGTCCAGGAGAAGGACTGTTGGTCTAAGTAGTTCTGTGTGTAATGGGAGAAATTCAGCTGAGTGGAAGTTAATCACTGCCTGCTGACTGTGGATGGGCTCTGCACAAAATTCGGGTAACAGAATTGGAATAAACACAGGCTTTCTTTAtgtgttctgctgctgtgcaaatTAGAGTTTGTTTCACCATTTCCCTCTGACTTGTAGTCCTAACCTGTATCTCTCAGTTCTCAGCTGAACTCAGGCTGTTTGCCATCTGTGTGCCTTTGTGTTGCTTTTAGAAGGGACGCTGTTCCTGGGACGCTGTTTGTGTGACCAGGATCCTGTCTGTGCCGTTGCTCCTCTGGCTCTCAGGAGCGCACACAGCCCTTTGATCAGTCCCTCAGTGCAGGCTGAATGTCCTGTTCTAAGATACCGGGGTGAGAGCTGAAACCTTGGAGTTTGTCGGGCAGTTTTCAGCCACGGCAGTGTTCCTGTGGTGCCCCACGAGCGGGCAGGCTCTGGGTtatgctcagccccagctctccccagggtGGTGGTGGCTCTCCAGGGCTGCGAGCTGCCACACACCATCACAGAGCTCTGTCTGCCTGCcgagggctctgctgctcctcctgctccacgCTGCTGGGCCACCATCCCTGTTCCTCACCTTGCTGTGCCGGGGGAGGCTCGGCTGAGGAGCAGCGGGTgatccctgctctgtgctgctccagctctggcagccagggTCTTGCACTCAGTTCTGTTTCACTGTAGGATGAGTATTTTAATCAATATCAATATATAATCAATACTgatattgattaaaaaataattgaaaacagGCTTGTGCATCAGTGCATTCTGACAGCAGAATTTCAGATGGGTCTTGTGCTTTTTGTGCCAAGCTGTTGTTGTGTAGAATACCTTGAATAACTTGTACTGAAGACTCCTGTACAACATCTCTAACAGGGGTGGGAAGGCGTGTGTTCTCTGGCTACTGTCGCACAGCAGTTGGTACTGCTGGGCCAGGGCCATGTCCTCTTGGAATTTCTGCCTTTCCACATGTTTTCGGGTTTACTTAGTATTGTGGTTTTTAATATGAGTGTgtgttttagaaaataatttctttgtggTGATACAGagtatacttttaaaaaatgtttctctggaAGAGAAAGACCTTTAGGAGTCTAaagttttctgggttttggtgagagcagctctgaatgCTGGCAGGTGTTCTGGGCTGTGCCTTTGGGCAGCTGTACTTAGAGCTTCCTCTGTCACTTTCCATTACTGTAGTTTtaacagaagcaaaataataagcaaaataattccTGGCTTAATAtctttatactttttttttcctcttctgcttaATGAGGTAATAATACTAAACTGATAATAATGCTCTTGGGCTTTCCTTCTTCGTTTTAGATCTGAACCACAGTGGTCTAGGATCCCATTATGAAAATTCTCACTGGGGACCAGTCTCTTCAAATAGTGACTCCAGCACAAACTGGGATAAAGTTATCGTAGACGGCTCTGACAAAGAAGCATGGCCATCAATCACTGGCAGTGACCCAGAGCTGACTTCGGAATGTATGGACACTGactctgcctccagctctgggtcGGAGCGGAACCTCGTCATCATGGCTTCAGGGAGCACGGCGGGAGAGGGCGACGGCCTGCGCAACGGCCTCGGACATGGGTCTCAGAATAAGTTTGTGGTTGGTAGCAACAGCAATAATGTGGGCAATGGAAGTATTAATGGGCCGTGGGGGTTATCCCACGGGTCCATCATAAGCACATGTCAAGTTTCTGTGGATGCTCCTGACAGCAAATCTGAAAGTAGCAACAATAGAATGAATGCTTGGGGCACCATAAGCTCTTCATCAAATGGAGGGTTAAATCCAAGCACTTTGAATTCAAATGGCAACCATGGTGCCTGGTCCGTGTTGGAGAACAGTGGACATGCCCTGAAAGGGTCCGTGGGGAGTGGGAGTCCTGGCACAAGCATTCAGTGCAGTACCATAGGTCAGATGGCCAACAGCCAGAGTATTAACTCAAAAGTGGGTGGCTCGGCCCACGGTTCCTGGGGAAGCCTTCAGGAAAGTTGTGATTCTGAAGTAAATGGTACAAGGAATGTTTCATTCAGTGGGCAACCTCAAAACCTTAACACTGAAATGAATGGACCAAATAACACTACTAACTTTATGACCTCTAGTTTACCAAACTCTGCTGGTTCGGTGCAGATGAACgagctgcccagcactgcagggcccGGGGCCTGGCGCGTGAGCACAATGAACCATTCTCAGATGCAGGCCTCTCCAGTGGCAAACGGCACTTCCATCTCTCACCTGAGCAACGGCGAGGCCAAGGCTGGCGGCTCTTACGGTACTACCTGGGGTGCCTATGGTTCTAGTTACTCTGGAGACAAATGTCCAGGCCCGAACGGCCAAGCTAATGGTGACACTGTGAATGCAACTCTAATGCagccgggcggcagcgggccTGGCAGCACTAACTTCCAGATCAACGGGAGTAAAGGCGCAGGGGTGTGGGAGGCAGGGACAGTCAGCTCCCAGAGCATGCCGTGGGGAAGCGGGAGCGCTGCGAGCGCTGGCGGCGGCAGAAgaggatggggcagccctgcGCAGAACACCGGCACCAACATCTCCAACGGGGAATGGAGCAAACTGCCCAGCAGTCAGCATTCCAATGAGGGCGTGAACGGCAGCGGCAGGAAGTTTACAAATGGATGGAAgtctgctgaggaggaggagctcGGCAGCCAGAGTTCTGCTGCCTCCCAGGTGGCTGAGCAGAGCGGCACGTGGGCCAAAACAGGTACGGGGGACAGCGAGGGCAGCTCGGAGAGCACCGGGTGCCACGAGGACAGAGCGGCTGCGGAAGGCCAGAACCGAGAGAGGAGGAAAGTTGACCAGCACACGTTACTCCAAAGCATAGTGAACAGAACTGACTTAGATCCGCGTGTCCTTTCCAACTCCGGGTGGGGACAGACTCCAATCAAACAGAACACTGCCTGGGATACCGAAACATCACCGAGGGGTGAAAGAAAAACTGACAATGGGACAGAGGCCTGGGGGGGCTCTGTGACACAGACTTCCAGCTCAGGGGGGTGTGTGGATAGACCTAGCCCTAATAATGATACCTCATCTGTATCGGGGTGGGGAGATCCAAAGTCTGCTACGAGGTGGGGAGACTCCAAAGGGTCAAACAGCCAAGGGGGGTGGGAAGAAGATTCTGCTGCTACAGTAATGGTCAAGAGCAATCAATCATGGGGAAGTGGCAAAGAAGAAAAGTCATCCTGGAATGACGCACCGAAGATgaagcagggatggggagatggACAGAAGGCCAGCCAGGGTTGGGCAGTGTCTGCTGGTGATAGCTGGGGTGAAAACTCTAGAAGTAACCACTGGGGTGAGGCAAAGAAATCCAGCTCTGGAGGCAGCAACAGCGACAGGTCGGTGTCTGGTTGGAACGAGCCAGGTAAATCAAATTCTGTTACTTGGGGAGGCAACAGTGCAACCCCAAACAACTCTTCAGGATGGGATGAGCCTGCCAAGCCTaatcagagccagggctggggagaccCTCCGAAATCCAATCAGCCTCAAGTCTGGGGGGACTCGTCAAAGCCAATCAACTCTCCTGAGTGGAACAAACAAGATGTTGGCTCTTGGGGAGCCCCGTCTGCCACGAACAAGCCCCCGGGGTCGGGCTGGCTGGGGGGGCCGATGCCAGCCCCCGCCAAGGAGGAGGAGCCCACGGGCTGGGAGGAGCCGTCCCCCGAATCCATCCGCCGCAAGATGGAGATTGATGATGGAACTTCTGCTTGGGGTGATCCCAGCAAATACAACTACAAAAATGTGAATATGTGGAATAAAAACGTCCCTAACAGTAGCAGCAGTTCAGACCAGCAAGCACAGGTACATCCGCAGCTACTGTCTTCAAGTGCCATGTCTAGCAAGGAGAGCAGTTCGGGTTCTGGTAAGCCTGGCTTTTACCcacatttacattttccattgaCTATAAAGCTCTTTTTTAGTCTTGCTTCTTAGAGCAATAGTTTAGTTTCAAAGTGGAAAGGGCGCAGTGGCAATGAAGTACAGTTTCTGTTTGTTAAAGATATGAACAGCATTGCCACAGAGCATTGATGTGTTTGCACAGACTGGGGGAGCTGCTCTCGTTTTAAATAACTGCAGGGATAAGGGCTAAACAGCTCTGCTTGACTCCTGGGGAGTGGGATCACagagaaaatacttaaaatagtGTCTGGGGATTGAAATACTTTCCTGAATGATTCTAAACcagataaattttaattttgccaATGagccttcaaaaaaaaagaagcatattGAGCTTCTGCAGGACAGAATGAAGGGTGATGAGTTTATAAGGTTTTGGTATCAGACTTTCTGGTCTTGTAGCTTCATGAGCAGTGAATAATGATTTTGGAGAGGAACTTAATGGGATAAAGGAAGTATTTTGTGCTATGTCTCTTTTTAAGTCCCAGCTGGGGTCACTTACATGTAATGAGCAGTTCTTAGCTTAATATCTTAGAAATTTGTATTATCAGAATGTAATTCTGTAAAtacaaaatttgtatttttgtgaTTACTTTTATTAATGGAACAGCTTGCAGTTGTAACAGTGACCCTCACACAGAATGGAAGTATGTGCTCACGTGCTTTTTAGTGTCTGTTAAGCACATAGAAAAGGCAGAACACTTGAGTCTCGTTAGGTAGCTCTAAAGTCCTGCTCAGAACGATGCCAATAACTGCCCCTGCTTTGCAAAGGTTGGGGAGAGCCTTCTGCTCCAGCCACCACTGTGGATAACGGGACAGCGGCGTGGGGCAAGCCCATGGACACTGGTACGAGCTGGGGAGAGCCTGTCGGCGATGCAGGAGGCACCTCTGCCTGGGGGAGCACTTCTCTTGGGCAGCAGCCTCCAAGCAAGCCTGGTGAGTGCCTCAGCCTCTCTGAGAAGGGAGAATCCCTCTCTGGAGGGGTTTCCCAGCGTTTTTACCTTGCAGCAGGCATCGAGCTGTTAGGGGAGCTGCTACTGGGATGTTCACTGCTGGGCTTTTCCCACCACCAGGGCCTAAATCTATGCAAGATAGTTGGTGTGGAGATGAAATGCCATTGAGTGGCAGTCGTCAGaccagctgggaggaggaggaggatgtggaGATTGGAATGTGGAACAGCAGTTCCTCACAAGAAGCTAACCCCTCGCTGAACTGGCCGCCCTACATGAAGAAAATGCCCACaaaggtgaggagcagctcGGGGCAGGGCTTGCTGTCATTTCTGAAAGCTGAGTCAGAGGGGATTGCTGCACTTACACATTACACTTTAATTCTCATTCTTAACACTCGGTGATGTAATTAAAGTCAGATCTGAGTATCACAGgaattcctttctgtttttaaggGAATGATGAAAGGTGGAAATAAGCAAGATGAAACATGGATCAATCCATTCATTAAGCAATTCACAAATCTCAGTTTCTCAGTAAGTATTTGTCTCTGTCTGGCTTTGCTGCCTTTCCACAGGGCTTGTTACAATGTGCAGGCATTGAAATGCTCAACTGCCAAATGTTCATTTTcactgtggttttctttttacttgTGTTTGTCTCCCCTGTCACCCGTCCCTCTTCTGTGCATTCTCAGTGCAAAAAGACCTCTTTATTGATGAAAAGTGGCTTTGTAACCACTACCCATGTATTCATCCCGCAGCCTGATGCTTTACTGCATTTACCAGGGGTTCTGGTGAGGGAACCTGTTCTTGACTGGATAGCAACTGGAGGGaggaaacactttaaaatagCATCTGAttgtcttgatttttctttcttgcagttTTGAATTGTAATAATGTGCAGGAATCTCTTtgttttatcttaaaaatatttctattagataactgtgatttattttattacttcagAGAGAATCACCAGAAGAAACCATACAGAGCAATAAGATGGACATGTCTGGAGGTAAGAACAGTAGAACTGAGCTGGgctttattactttttcttccatACTCTATTTTATCTTATATCCTTctgtaaattacatttttgaaaCGATATGTAGTGTATATATAGCTATATATAGTTAAGGATAAATTTCCCTAAAGAAAAGGAATGTCCTTGCAGAGAGGAATATTTGTGTGAGTAATGCTGCACACAGAATCACCTGGTTGCTACAGGAATATTTGCCATGTGcttattcatatttatatatgttaAACTGACTTGAGAGGATGTTTTCAGggtgtggtgggtttgtttcttgTAATATAAATATCTTGATTGCCCTCAGGGCACCTCCACTGAGTATAAACAGAAGCACACAAATCCCACACTGGCTCGTTGGGTTCATTCTTGGAAACACGTGTTCAGTTCTAAGAACTAAATTAATGCTGAACagttattttagaaatgtttaaaCCTGAGTGTAAAGTTACTTGGGAGCAGTTACAGTTTATTTGATTCCATTCACTGTTAGGATTTCTTTAGCaaatgaaagataatttttaatgcattaataACAGTATACTGTGATGATAAAATGTTTAACTAAAATTAATTGCAGCATTGTGGTTTTTAGTGTAGTTACTCTCTCCTTATTCCACTCCAAAATTGGGTATTTTCACTTTGGGGCTTATGGTCTTTTGGGTAAAGGAGTTGTTCTTTGGGTTTTAGATTTCAGTATTAATGTCAAGATATTTAAATTGTGGCAAGTTCAAACAATTATACACTCTTGGTTTTAAGAGCAAGTCATATCTGTGTGAAGCCTTGCAGAGTGTGTTGGTGCTGATTCCACGCCTCAGCTGTCTGCAGGCATTGGCACGGGGGGGGTCTGCTCTCCCTTTGCAGGAAAGCCCAGCGAGCCCCAAGCTGaggtgctgtgtgtgcaggggtgggttcctgccatccctgtgtgtgcaggggtgggttcctgccatccctgtgtgtgcaggggtgggttcctgccatccctgtgtcctgggggtgcattcctgccatccctgtgtgtgcaggggtgggttcctgccatccctgtgtcccGGGGTGGattcctgccatccctgtgtcccGGGGTGCattcctgccatccctgtgtcctggggtgcattcctgccatccctgtgtcccaggggtgcattcctgccatccctgtgtcccGGGGTGCattcctgccatccctgtgtcctggggtgcattcctgccatccctgtgtcccaggggtgggttcctgccatccctgtgtgtgcaggggtgggttcctgccatccctgtgtcctgggggtgcattcctgccatccctgtgtgtgcaggggtgggttcctgccatccctgtgtcccaggggtgggttcctgccatccctgtgtcccGGGGTGGttcctgccatccctgtgtcctggggtggttcctgccatccctgtgtcccaggggtgcattcctgccatccctgtgtcccaggggtgggttcctgccatccctgtgtcccGGGGTGGAttcctgccatccctggggtgtgcagggctgtgctgcccggggcaggctcagctcagctctgcagccccaagcTGAGGTGCTGTGTCCCAGGGGTGGATTCCTGCCATCCCCagggtgcagggctgtgctgcccggGGCAGGCTCggctctgcagccccaaggTGAGGTGCTGTGTGTTCAGGGGTGGATTCCTGCCATCCCCagggtgcagggctgtgctgcccagggcaggctcagctctgcagccccaaggTGAGGTGCTGTGTGTTCAGGGGTGGATTCCTGCCATCCCCagggtgcagggctgtgctgcccggGGCAGGCTcggctcagctctgcagcacgctgctgttgctgtggctggggctgcagagcccaggtgTGCAGCCAGCTCTCTGTCCCCAGGGTTGCTGCAGGACAAGCGGCTGGAGATGGACAAGCACGGGCTGGGCGTGGGAGATTACAATCGTGTGGTTGGAAAAGGCCCCGGTTCTcgtccccaaattcccaaagaGTCTTCCATGGATCGCGGTCCTTACTTCGATAAGGTCAGTTGGGTCTCTCCtctctggggacactgctgaGCTCCTCACTGTGTCCTGAGCAGTGACCTGTGTGCTCCTGAGCCTTCTGCAGGTGGTGCAGGGGGGCTGAGGGCAGGCTGGTTAATCCGTGGCATAGATCTGTTCTTGTTAACTCTGACACACACTACTAAGCACTCTCTGTGGCCCTTGGCGGTGCCGGTGACTAACCTgatctcttttgttttctgcctatttcctgctggtgctggactGTCCTGTGActcttcccttctgctcctgcaATGGTTTCTCCCTTCTGCTTGCTTGCTGGCTGGTTGTTGCGCCTCGGTTTGTCTGTCCCATCAGGATGGCATTGTAGCAGACGAGTCCCAAAACATGCAGTTTATGTCCAATCAAAACATGAAGCTTCCCCCTTCAAATAATGCACTACCTAACCAAGCCCTGGGCTCCCTAGCAGGGCTGGGTATGCAAAGCTTGAATTCTGTTAGACAGGTAAGGCTGTGTGAATGTCCTTGGTGTGTTACTCGCAGCATTTAATGCCTTTTGATATAACATTGTAGCTGCTTGTGTAATTGATGCGTGTTTAACTTGTGATTGAGATGTGTGGggtgggagaagcagcagaagaggtTTTCTGTCCCTGACTGCCCGTCCTTTCCCCAGAATGGCAATCCCAGTGTGTTTGGTGTTGGGAATAtagcagcacagcccaggagcatgcagcagcctccagcacaaCCTCTTAATTCATCTCAGCCTAATCCACGTGCTCAAGTGCCTCCTCCATTACTATCCCCTCAGGTAAGTGATGCAGAAAGCACACTGTGTATGAACTACCTAAATAGTTCTGTTAGTACAAACTATCTAATAGTCTGTTCTAATAGAACTATCTAAATGCTGCTTCAGAAAGTTGTTCCTTGTTTGTTGGTGTTGCTGAtatttattctgtaaatatCTGGGAGCATGTTAGGCTTGATGAAACCAGGAGGCATCTGTTGAGCAGAGGTTATAGTGTTCTGCAGGTTCTGGACTGAGTGGAGCTGTTACAGTTGCCCTTGGCCTGGTGTGTGTTGCAGGTTCCAGTATCATTACTGAAGTATGCACCAAACAGCGGTGGCCTGAGCCCACTTTTTGGCCCACAACAGGTAGCCATGTTGAATCAACTGTCCCAGTTAAACCAGCTTTCTCAGATCTCCCAGTTACAGGTGAGCAGGGGGCTGTGGTGTGTGGGAGGGTGAGGAGTGGAGCTGGTGTGAGTGCTGTTCTGACCCGGGCCTGTCTCGCAGCggctgctggctcagcagcagaaggcGCAGCCCCAGAGGAGTGTGCCTTCTGGGGGtcggcagcagcaggagcagcaggtaaGGAAACCTCCTCACTCTCACTTCCAGACTCTCCTGATAGCTGCTTTTCATCCTGAGCTGCATTTCTTGCTGTGGCTCGCACTGAGGCGTGCGGGGGTGGCCGAGTTGGGCAGGCTTCAGAGGAGGGACTGGGTGCTGGGGTTTGGCTGTGCAGGATGCACAGGGTACAGAGGTGCGTTCCATCCTCTTTCTCAAaacatggagaagcttttgctCATTGCTGTTGTAACTGCTCTGTTGTTTTTAAAGGGTCGATCTCTTAGTATGCAGCAACAGATGATGCAACAGTCCCGTCAGCTTGATCCAAACCTGTTAATGAAGCAGCAAACTCCACCCTCTCAACAGCAGTCACTCCATCAGCCCTCCATGAAATCCTTCCTTGAGAATGTCATGCCCCACACTActcctgagctgcagaaagGGCCCTCACCAATCAATGCATTCAGCAGCTTCCCTATAGGTGAGTGCCCGCAGTCAGCCAGTGTTTGTGTGACACCCAGCCCCGCTTCtccccctgcctcctcctggaaAACGACTGGAACCCTGGCAGTACTTCCATTCTAGTGCCAGTAGCAATTCTGGGGGGGGTTACCCTTGCTCACCAAATAACTTCCCCAAGTGCACTCATtgccagtgagtgtccctgtcTCAGTGCAGAGTACTTCACAGTCCTGAGGAATGACAGGCTCCTTTCAGTGCTCCTTCTGTCCCTGGATCCCCCGGGTGATACCGAGTCCTGATTCCTGGAGCTAAAGGACTTGGAGAAGTAGAATCTGTGCAAAGAAGCCATTGATGTAGACACATTTATTGGGATTTCAGGAATGCTTTCAGTGGCTCTAGAATTGCAAAGGTAGAGCAGTCACTTTGCCTGTTAGTGGTTTTGTCCAGGAAAGAAAGCTTTtggctttgcatttttaaagaactgtTGTCTCATTAGGCAAACTGTCTGAAcatttataaatacaaatatctcctgtttctttctccCTGCATTTTCAGGCTTCTGTCCAATTTCTACTTCAGAAATTCCAGGCTTGtatattttcttcttactttAGGTCCCTTTTTAATGCTACCTTACTACAGCTGTTTACCATTTACCTCTGTTCCTTACCCccatttctttcctccccttcatttttgcttttcttctcttttattccAGTTGGGTCATTTCTGTTGGGCTGATTGCATTCTCACTGGCCTCTGCAGGGGAGTTTGTTCCTGGACATGCAGCTGAGGTCCCTGTGCTTGCAGGCAGAGTGGCACTGGCCAGGACAGTGCCACGCTGGGGGTGGCTTGTGGCCAGTCTCCAGTCCAGGCTGctgcttcagagctgctggtgatGATTGGCATCACTGTCCAATTCTGCTTTCATTCAAAGGGCAGGGCATACCAAGGAAGTTTTTTAGCTTTTGGACACATTGCGTTAGCTCTAAGGAAAGGCATATTTCACCTTCTCACCAAACTCTGCACGGAGGGATTGCAtcctgcccaggccaggctccTCTGTTCTCATTCCCTGAGCTGGAATTGTTGCAtgctgccccacagctgctctcacGTGAGCCGTGGCCCCGTCTCAGGAGCCTGCAGTATGTGTGAGGCTGCTCTGAGATCCCTCAGGACTGCCACGGGATGCACAGGAATTGCTTGGggtccctctgctcagcacacagagccACCCTCAGTCCTCAATAAAGGCTTAAGGGCAGGAAAAGCCTGTTGCTGGAATTCTTCCCCCTTAGTGaagagctggggcagaggggggCTGGTGtcagctcccagtgcagcatGGTGGTGTCGTCGTGTGACAGGCAGCTCACCTTGCCCAGCTGTCTCCTGGAAAACCCCGTGgctttgttgttttctctgtgttccCATAACACTGTCAGGAGACCCAGCGTGGTGAGCAAGGAGGTCCTGTTTCCATTTCAGGGAAGGGATTTGTCAGGATTCACTGGATACTCACCCACAGcatccttttctctccctgacCAGTTCTGCAGTCACATCCCAATTCCTTGTGGAATTAAGTATTTCTGTTAATAAAAACAACCTTTATAGTGACTCTAACTGATATAACTAACAACTAGTACTGAGTATACTATAGCTAAATAACTAATGTAAAATCTTCCACATCAGGATAGGAAGAATTCCTTCTGGGAAGAGTGTTTAATGATGGATTATGTCCAGGGACTGGTATCCATCACTCAGCCCACACATGtcccacacagagctgtggcagagctgtgcctgctgggggctggcacTGGCCCAGTCACAGATGTGCCCCTCTGCCAGCTTGGGGCACAAGCTAAcccttccagcccttctctcAGAggtctgctctctgcagcttctccaaaGGTGGAAGGAAGGTTGCTGTGGTGCAGAGTTACTGCTCTGACAACAGCAGAATGCCAGAGGGGGGGTCAGAAACAGGATCAGCTGgacattccctttttttctgtttgagcTATTGATAGTTGTTATATTTCTTAAAACTCCATCCTGTTCCGAGCACTTTTCATGGGGCATTTCAAGAGGAAGCTTTTCTGGCACCAACTCTTGCTCATGcctttaagaaaaacaaacaaaaccccctcgAAAAGTAAACGAGTTTCTTTATGGCTGTGAACGTGCACTTAGAGCAAGAGGAAGCCCTCGCTCCCAGTGCTGAAGGAAGGTGTTTCTAGGAGACATTGGAGAAGTTCCCTGTGTCTCTGTTCTCAAGTTAAACTGTTGTGgtggtttgttttcagaaaaggaGTAAACAgatctgcagggctggaaaggTGCCAGGCAGAGTTGTGAGTTCAGGATTCTCACAGACTTGGAAAGGGAGCAGGCATGCCAAGGTCAAAAAGGGGCACGTTGTCCAAGGCCAGGAGAGCCTGGTTCTCCCAGGTATTGGAGGAGATTTGGGGTGGCATTGTCTTGATTCTCTGGCACAGAAGCATCTGAAGTGCAGACACAGCTACAGCAGGGCAAGGCCAGTTCTGTTTGCCCCCTAGTTTAGAGATTTACATTTTAGTTTCTCTTAACTTCCTAATGTCTTCTTCCACTGACATTTTTGCATGAGGACATGAGCTGAGAACTTGGGAGTGCTTTGCATTGCTCAGCTTAGCTTCTGTGTGCAGAGAGTTCCCTGGTTGAAGCGCTAGAATGTTCCTCAGCACCAGGGACCTGAAGCATGACATAACCATGGTAACGTGCTCTTCAGTGCTTTCTGGGCAGCAGAGGTgatgagcagaggcaggagttTGGTGTGTATCTCATGGGCTGTGTGTGCTTTCAGGAATGAACTCAAACTTGAATGTAAACCTGGATATGAGCAGTATTAAAGAGCCACAGTCTCGGCTGAGGAAATGGACTACAGTCGACAGCATTTCTATGAACTCATCCTTAGATCAAACCTCCAGCAAACATGGTAtgtgcagctctccctggcagcctgggctTCTGGCtgtctctgcagccctgcagggttTGTTGGGCTGTGCCTGTAGCTcctgtgtcacagctgctgttgtgctgtCTGTGCCAGCGTGCTGCTtgtctgccacagcagccacgGCTCTGCTGACTGTGCTCACAGAATGATCTTGTGATGAGATTAGTAGAAACATTCTGCAGAACTCATTTTTAACCAGACTTTTCTGTTACTGTGACTGTTGATACTAGCTTTACCTTAATCTCCAGTGGAATGCTCCATATATTTTTGAGCCAAAAGCTTGGTTTTCAAGTTTCTCTCCCACCACCC
This genomic window from Motacilla alba alba isolate MOTALB_02 chromosome 14, Motacilla_alba_V1.0_pri, whole genome shotgun sequence contains:
- the TNRC6A gene encoding trinucleotide repeat-containing gene 6A protein isoform X2, whose translation is METNTAFCCRELEAKATKEVERKLSRAFLPHLCGTERRDLVQEEEEQLMEERKKRKEDKKKKEAAQKKAIEQKIKVPEQTKTSVSQPQPVTSSGTSTGTSTPNNAKRAPASSQQQPSPRYPPREVPPRFRHQEQKQLLKRGQQLPGIAANLGSTPKAFNGQAGGSTGTNNQPVANGEVPNSSKKQPGMPPIRDLVSHSPNQSDLNHSGLGSHYENSHWGPVSSNSDSSTNWDKVIVDGSDKEAWPSITGSDPELTSECMDTDSASSSGSERNLVIMASGSTAGEGDGLRNGLGHGSQNKFVVGSNSNNVGNGSINGPWGLSHGSIISTCQVSVDAPDSKSESSNNRMNAWGTISSSSNGGLNPSTLNSNGNHGAWSVLENSGHALKGSVGSGSPGTSIQCSTIGQMANSQSINSKVGGSAHGSWGSLQESCDSEVNGTRNVSFSGQPQNLNTEMNGPNNTTNFMTSSLPNSAGSVQMNELPSTAGPGAWRVSTMNHSQMQASPVANGTSISHLSNGEAKAGGSYGTTWGAYGSSYSGDKCPGPNGQANGDTVNATLMQPGGSGPGSTNFQINGSKGAGVWEAGTVSSQSMPWGSGSAASAGGGRRGWGSPAQNTGTNISNGEWSKLPSSQHSNEGVNGSGRKFTNGWKSAEEEELGSQSSAASQVAEQSGTWAKTGTGDSEGSSESTGCHEDRAAAEGQNRERRKVDQHTLLQSIVNRTDLDPRVLSNSGWGQTPIKQNTAWDTETSPRGERKTDNGTEAWGGSVTQTSSSGGCVDRPSPNNDTSSVSGWGDPKSATRWGDSKGSNSQGGWEEDSAATVMVKSNQSWGSGKEEKSSWNDAPKMKQGWGDGQKASQGWAVSAGDSWGENSRSNHWGEAKKSSSGGSNSDRSVSGWNEPGKSNSVTWGGNSATPNNSSGWDEPAKPNQSQGWGDPPKSNQPQVWGDSSKPINSPEWNKQDVGSWGAPSATNKPPGSGWLGGPMPAPAKEEEPTGWEEPSPESIRRKMEIDDGTSAWGDPSKYNYKNVNMWNKNVPNSSSSSDQQAQVHPQLLSSSAMSSKESSSGSGWGEPSAPATTVDNGTAAWGKPMDTGTSWGEPVGDAGGTSAWGSTSLGQQPPSKPGPKSMQDSWCGDEMPLSGSRQTSWEEEEDVEIGMWNSSSSQEANPSLNWPPYMKKMPTKGMMKGGNKQDETWINPFIKQFTNLSFSRESPEETIQSNKMDMSGGLLQDKRLEMDKHGLGVGDYNRVVGKGPGSRPQIPKESSMDRGPYFDKDGIVADESQNMQFMSNQNMKLPPSNNALPNQALGSLAGLGMQSLNSVRQNGNPSVFGVGNIAAQPRSMQQPPAQPLNSSQPNPRAQVPPPLLSPQVPVSLLKYAPNSGGLSPLFGPQQVAMLNQLSQLNQLSQISQLQRLLAQQQKAQPQRSVPSGGRQQQEQQGRSLSMQQQMMQQSRQLDPNLLMKQQTPPSQQQSLHQPSMKSFLENVMPHTTPELQKGPSPINAFSSFPIGMNSNLNVNLDMSSIKEPQSRLRKWTTVDSISMNSSLDQTSSKHGAISSGFRLEDSPFVPYDFLNSSNSPASPPGSIGDGWPRAKSPNGSSSVNWPPEFRPGEPWKGYPNIDPETDPYVTPGSVINNLSINTVREVDHLRDRNSGSSSSLNTTLPSTSAWSSIRASNYNVSLSSTAQSTSARNSDSKSTWSPGSVTNTSLAHELWKVPLPPKSITAPSRPPPGLTGQKPPLSTWDNSLRLGGGWGNSDARYTPGSSWGESSSGRITNWLVLKNLTPQIDGSTLRTLCMQHGPLITFHLNLPHGNALVRYSSKEEVVKAQKSLHMCVLGNTTILAEFASEEEISRFFAQGQSLTPSPGWQSLGSSQSRLGSIDGSHSFSNRNDLNHWNGAGLSGTSSGDLHGTSLWGSPNYSTSLWGAPSSNDTRGISSPSPINAFLSVDHLGGGGESM